The following are from one region of the Microbacterium sp. cx-55 genome:
- a CDS encoding zinc-binding dehydrogenase, which produces MRAVMHDAFGNPADVLHVAETPLPEPGPGAVRVRVLLSPIHNHDLWTVRGTYGYKPDLPARAGTEALGVVDAVGAGVDTLQPGQRVVTGGTFGVWAEYFVAPAAGLIPVPDGIDDAAASQLVSMPFSALSLIEFLDLEPGDWIAQNTANGAVGRLVAQLAVARGLNVLGLVRRDAGVAELAGLGIGNVVSTESDDWRERAAAITQGAPIRAGVDSVGGSASGEVLSLLAENGTLVAFGAMSSPIMEIASGDVIFKQATVKGFWGSKVSSSMEPARRAALLGELVTRVADGTITLPVAATYSFDQIADAANANGEAGRVGKVLLRP; this is translated from the coding sequence ATGCGCGCCGTCATGCACGACGCTTTCGGCAACCCCGCCGACGTCCTGCACGTCGCGGAGACCCCGCTGCCCGAGCCCGGCCCCGGCGCCGTGCGCGTGCGCGTGCTGCTGTCTCCCATCCACAACCACGACCTCTGGACCGTGCGCGGAACCTACGGCTACAAGCCCGACCTTCCCGCCCGCGCCGGCACCGAAGCGCTCGGTGTCGTGGATGCGGTCGGTGCGGGCGTCGACACCCTGCAGCCCGGCCAGCGCGTCGTCACCGGCGGCACGTTCGGCGTCTGGGCCGAGTACTTCGTCGCGCCCGCGGCGGGCCTCATCCCGGTGCCGGACGGCATCGACGACGCCGCCGCGTCGCAACTCGTCTCGATGCCGTTCAGTGCGCTCAGCCTGATCGAGTTCCTCGATCTCGAGCCCGGCGACTGGATCGCGCAGAACACCGCGAACGGTGCCGTCGGTCGGCTGGTCGCGCAGCTCGCGGTCGCGCGCGGCCTCAACGTGCTGGGGCTCGTCCGTCGTGACGCGGGTGTGGCAGAGCTCGCAGGTCTCGGCATCGGCAACGTCGTCTCGACCGAGTCCGACGACTGGCGCGAGCGGGCGGCGGCGATCACCCAGGGCGCGCCCATTCGCGCGGGTGTCGACTCCGTCGGCGGGTCCGCCAGCGGCGAAGTGCTGTCGCTTCTCGCTGAGAACGGCACGCTCGTCGCGTTCGGTGCGATGTCGTCTCCGATTATGGAGATCGCCTCGGGCGACGTCATCTTCAAGCAGGCCACCGTCAAGGGATTCTGGGGCAGCAAGGTGAGCTCGTCGATGGAGCCGGCTCGCCGCGCCGCGCTCCTCGGTGAACTCGTCACCCGGGTCGCCGACGGCACGATCACCCTGCCGGTCGCCGCCACGTACTCGTTCGATCAGATCGCGGATGCCGCGAACGCCAACGGCGAAGCCGGTCGCGTGGGCAAGGTGCTGCTGCGCCCCTGA